One segment of Candidatus Goldiibacteriota bacterium DNA contains the following:
- the metW gene encoding methionine biosynthesis protein MetW, producing the protein MNEKIRVEVKTYDSERLKKLTMDRQAYENRINEEISAVIEDKARVLDLGCGNGDLLKLLMDRKDIYGLGIDISTEAVLNCVKKGVSVIQEDIDEGLSQYKDKSYDYVIMTETMQAVQRPDSVLQHIVRIGSKAIVSFPNFAHHSIRFGLFFKGVMPKTSKLPYEWYNTPNIRHLTVKDFKEFCAKNGIKILKEIYLVKNGKRMRRKSFFANFFAEDALFIIQKKQYI; encoded by the coding sequence GTGAATGAAAAAATAAGAGTGGAAGTAAAAACATATGATTCGGAAAGGCTGAAAAAACTTACAATGGACAGGCAGGCGTACGAAAACAGGATAAACGAGGAAATCTCCGCTGTCATAGAAGACAAGGCAAGGGTGCTTGACCTTGGGTGCGGCAATGGTGACCTTTTAAAGTTATTAATGGATAGAAAAGATATTTACGGGCTGGGTATTGATATCAGCACGGAAGCCGTATTGAACTGCGTGAAAAAAGGCGTGTCTGTAATTCAGGAAGATATAGACGAAGGGCTTTCACAGTATAAAGATAAATCATATGATTATGTAATAATGACAGAAACAATGCAGGCGGTACAGCGCCCTGACAGCGTTTTGCAGCACATTGTGCGTATAGGGTCAAAAGCAATTGTGTCTTTTCCCAATTTTGCCCACCATTCAATAAGATTCGGACTGTTTTTCAAGGGAGTCATGCCCAAGACGTCAAAGCTTCCGTATGAATGGTATAACACGCCCAACATCAGGCACCTTACAGTTAAAGACTTTAAGGAATTCTGCGCGAAGAACGGAATAAAAATATTAAAGGAAATTTATCTTGTTAAAAACGGAAAAAGAATGCGCAGAAAATCTTTTTTTGCCAATTTTTTCGCCGAAGACGCGCTGTTTATAATACAGAAAAAGCAGTACATCTGA